The DNA region TCACGACGTACTGGGGCGCCCCGACGAGGTCACCGGCCGCGAAGATGCCCGGCACGCTGGTCTCCCCGCGCTCGTCCACGATCACCCGGCCCCTGGCATTCAGGGCGCAGTCTAAAGAAGCGGGCAGGGTGCTCCCGGGTGTCTGCTCCGGGCTGAGGAAGAGGGCGTGGAGGAGACGGGTTTCCCGGGAACGCAGGTGGAGGCACAGCCGGTCCCGCCCCGTCAACCGGGCGAGCGGCGCCGTGACGACCCCGACCCCCAGCCGGGCGAGGTCCCGGCGCTGCACGCCCGTCAGGCCGTCGGGTCCGTCGGTGAAGAGGGTGACCCACTCCGACCACGCACGCATGTTGAGGGCGAGGTGGTGCCCGGCGTCCCCGACCCCCAGCACCCCGAGCGGGCGGCCCCGGTGCTCCCAGCCGTCGCAGTACGGGCAGTGGTGGACGAGGTGGCCCCAGCGTTCGCGCAGCCCCGCGACCGGGGGCAACACGTCCCGCACCCCGGAGGCGAGGAGCAGGCGGCGCCCCAGGGCCCACCCCCCGTCGTGCCGCACCGCGAAGCCCTCCGGCAGCCGCCTCGCCTCCCGCGCCACTCCCGCACGCACCGTCACCGGGTACGGGGCGAGGTCGGCGAGCGCCCGGGCCTTGAGGTCCAGGGGGCGGATCCCGTCGCGGGTGAGCAGCCCGTGAGCCTCCCCCGCCGGGGCGTTGCGGGGCGGGCCGCCGTCGAGGAGGAGAACCTTGCGCCGGGCCCGCCCCAGCACGAGGGCCGCGTTCACGCCCGCCGCCCCGGCCCCGACCACGATCACGTCGAAGGTCTCCATGCTCAGGCCCCGCGCGGCCCGGGCCGCACGCTCACGTCGGGCAGGGTGGCGTCGCGCGGCGCCTCCAGCACGAAGCGGATGGTGGAGGCGACCGTCGCCGGGTCGATGAACTCGCCGGGATCGTAGGGGGCGCCCTCCTGTGTCCGCACCTTCTGCTGCATGGGGGTGGCGGTGCGGCCCGGGTAGACGGTCGTCACCCGCACGCCGTGCCGGGCCTCCTCGTCGCGC from Deinococcus aetherius includes:
- a CDS encoding NAD(P)/FAD-dependent oxidoreductase — its product is METFDVIVVGAGAAGVNAALVLGRARRKVLLLDGGPPRNAPAGEAHGLLTRDGIRPLDLKARALADLAPYPVTVRAGVAREARRLPEGFAVRHDGGWALGRRLLLASGVRDVLPPVAGLRERWGHLVHHCPYCDGWEHRGRPLGVLGVGDAGHHLALNMRAWSEWVTLFTDGPDGLTGVQRRDLARLGVGVVTAPLARLTGRDRLCLHLRSRETRLLHALFLSPEQTPGSTLPASLDCALNARGRVIVDERGETSVPGIFAAGDLVGAPQYVVNAAASGMTAAVGINTALIHEEVEALGAAFHKHRSSV